Proteins encoded within one genomic window of Bacillus thuringiensis:
- a CDS encoding AAA family ATPase produces MILESIILRNFRQYFSSQIIEFSQSNTRNVTVIHGENGAGKTALLNAFSWCLYGELNLPNTSNIINEHAVNELEDGEEVEAFVTIQFKEKVKGSVAYEKHYSLTRSIKARKISEEQISYSEPEVRLEYREDGQSKLEVANIGIEINRILPEQLSSYFFFDGERIDNLSKESGTEEVKEAIKTMMGLEILERSILHTEGARKRFLTELKQYGDVETRNLVEEIENLHGQKEDLESEEKEFKQYHKSIEKQIKEKEERLRQIEDSKHLQEQRDVKTKELNTSEEELVSIRKGLADLMSKQGYLAFSFLAIDKARDVLANKNLNNNTYTGINASFLDQLIIQEECICGTHLITGSAEYNKVIDTKNYLAPISLEHAIAEFQSDIKITKDRKQKLFEGMGQLRLQESNFKQKIRLLNEEIEEIGKKISDKDSEEIVNLENVREQLIIKKSQIDQRMGGIQHQLNEISEKLDKKNNEREKLNQKVEKAAVTERRIKACEEVIEVMKEIYKLREKIVKEQLQERVAKVYTKFLRKDYKIRLSNDYKLDVINGNGNKVGMSQGERQITSLSFIGAIVDIAREQFNQKNINRFEEGGIYPIVMDSPFGALDSDHRERIAKGIPELSDQVIVIVSTSQWQGEVEEKMRDKIGKEYRLIYNDPRINKEKNYEFTEITEVVTK; encoded by the coding sequence ATGGAGAACTGAATTTGCCTAATACTAGTAATATCATAAATGAACATGCTGTGAATGAATTGGAAGATGGAGAGGAAGTTGAGGCATTTGTCACTATTCAATTTAAGGAGAAAGTTAAAGGTTCAGTGGCATATGAAAAGCATTATTCGCTTACTAGAAGTATCAAGGCAAGAAAAATTAGTGAGGAACAGATAAGTTACTCTGAACCAGAAGTGAGATTAGAATACAGAGAAGATGGTCAATCTAAATTAGAAGTTGCTAACATTGGAATAGAGATAAATCGGATTTTACCGGAGCAACTTTCATCTTATTTTTTCTTTGATGGAGAGAGAATAGATAATTTATCGAAAGAATCTGGAACTGAAGAAGTAAAAGAAGCTATTAAAACAATGATGGGACTAGAAATTTTAGAGCGTTCTATTTTACATACGGAAGGCGCGAGAAAAAGATTTTTAACAGAGTTAAAACAATATGGTGACGTGGAAACAAGAAATTTAGTAGAAGAAATTGAAAATTTACATGGGCAAAAAGAAGATTTGGAATCAGAAGAAAAAGAATTTAAACAGTATCATAAGTCAATAGAGAAGCAGATAAAAGAAAAAGAAGAACGATTAAGACAAATTGAAGATTCAAAGCATCTACAAGAACAGAGAGATGTAAAGACAAAAGAGCTAAATACTTCTGAAGAAGAACTTGTTAGTATTCGGAAAGGATTAGCTGATTTGATGAGTAAACAAGGTTATTTAGCATTTAGTTTCTTGGCTATAGATAAAGCTCGAGATGTACTCGCGAATAAAAATTTAAACAATAATACTTATACAGGGATTAATGCTTCGTTTCTTGATCAATTGATTATTCAAGAAGAATGTATATGTGGAACCCATTTAATAACAGGTTCAGCAGAGTATAATAAAGTTATAGATACTAAAAACTATTTGGCTCCCATAAGTCTTGAACATGCTATTGCAGAATTTCAAAGTGACATAAAAATAACAAAAGATAGAAAACAGAAGTTATTTGAAGGTATGGGACAATTAAGGTTACAGGAGTCTAATTTTAAGCAAAAGATACGATTACTAAATGAAGAAATTGAGGAAATAGGAAAAAAAATTTCAGATAAGGATTCTGAGGAGATTGTAAATCTTGAAAATGTAAGAGAACAATTAATTATAAAGAAGAGTCAAATAGATCAAAGAATGGGGGGAATTCAACATCAACTGAATGAAATAAGTGAGAAATTAGATAAAAAAAATAATGAGCGTGAAAAACTTAATCAAAAAGTGGAAAAAGCAGCTGTTACAGAAAGAAGAATTAAAGCTTGTGAAGAAGTAATTGAGGTAATGAAAGAAATCTACAAGTTACGTGAAAAGATCGTAAAAGAGCAACTTCAAGAGCGTGTCGCTAAAGTATATACTAAGTTTTTAAGAAAAGATTATAAAATTAGATTATCTAATGACTATAAACTAGATGTTATTAATGGTAATGGAAATAAAGTTGGCATGTCTCAAGGAGAACGCCAAATTACAAGTTTGTCTTTTATAGGAGCAATTGTGGATATTGCAAGAGAGCAATTTAATCAAAAGAATATAAATAGATTTGAAGAGGGAGGAATTTATCCAATTGTTATGGATTCCCCCTTTGGAGCTTTAGACTCAGATCATCGTGAAAGAATAGCAAAGGGAATTCCTGAGCTTTCAGACCAAGTAATTGTTATTGTTTCTACTTCTCAATGGCAAGGAGAAGTAGAGGAGAAAATGCGCGATAAAATTGGAAAAGAGTACAGATTAATTTATAATGATCCACGTATTAATAAAGAGAAAAACTATGAATTTACAGAAATTACGGAGGTTGTAACAAAATGA